The window TTAGCATCCTAATAGAGAACCCAGACTGTCTGGAATACTGCCAATGAAAAAGACAATTTTTGGCAGAAGCCTATGTATGATTTATAAtgatttatttctgtcttaAAATAGCCTGATGGGAGTTGTACAAGAAAGAGTAAAAGCTTTGCACTCTATGGGTAAACATTTTATTAAAGTTGCATGAAATTTTACAGCAGCAATAGGAAAGAAGCATTACTTAGAGAAGGACTTACAAGTTGTGTAAGATAATTCTAGCACCATAATAGGTACATGAATTAAGCAAACTGATTCCAGGCTTTGGACCCAGTAGTACCCTCACTCACTGCTGTCACTAACAGCGGTAAATTCAGAAACTTAACTAAAGAATGGCAATAGCGAATAATAAAGTTCTTACTGAAACAGGTTAAAAGTTATTGTTTCAGACATAATCTCCCTAGGGATTAAAAAGAGGCACGTAGTACTCTACGTAGTTGGTGGTACTGTTTTGTGGTGAGTATCTGGGATGTGCCTAGTTACAAGTCACAGGGGGCccatacacatttttttcttcctctggctTTAATGCCTGTGGCTAATTCCTTCTGGAGGATGCACTCAATTTAGAAAGGTCTTGTTCCAAAATATTGCCTAACAGTAAATATAGTTGTTTGATATGTTGCAGTCCTGCATTCTAAGGCTGTATAGACCTATATTTGTTTTGATGTAGCCTTTAAAGTAAGGCTTTAAGATATTACTAAAGTAATACCCTCTTCCTTTAAATGCACAGTTAATTTCCTCATTTGAGAAATGAGTGTAGTTTCTTATAAAGTGAAAGACATCCAGGTCATGTGTGTGCAGGAGAGCAGTATTTACACACACATAACACATGTACACCAAACACAGATGTGCACAATTCCCTTGTGGTGTATAAACAGGGCTAGCAGGAATAGCAGCAAAATACTGTCCTGTGTTCATTATAATGTTAATTTGAAAAGTTAAGGGTGGTTTCTCGTTCATCTTGACTGGAAAAGGATGAGATTTTGGGTTGTCCTGACATTTTCTGATATTCTTTTGGCTTCACTAAGAGCTCTCCTTCCTGCCCAGAAGTGTTTTTGTCTGAATCAAAGCTTAACTCTTTCTGAGGAATAAAGTTATTGATGCTATTTGTCATTTTGTGTCTCCTTGTGTGGTGACAATGGCATTGGTAGCTGCCTACATTGCATGATTCATTATATACTGTCTGTAACAGTGTCTGTAATGTATTTGTCTTCTGTTGGCACATTGCCTTTAGATGTAATTTTTTAACTATATAGATTGAAGTGCACTTCTAAATCTGGTCCAAAGAAccttatatattaatataactaCTGTAttaatggtttgggttttttttaagaatccAGGACTGCAGGAGATTGTACAGCATTGTTAGGGTGTACATAATTTTAGTACAGTAAAAAAGATTTATGGCAAAGTAGTTTATCCATCATGTTCTGGAAATAAGCACTAATTACATTAGTGATAAATATGGACCTACTTTGCTGTAAATGCATCTGTGCTACAGGCTAAGTATTGAACAGTAATCATGTTTAGCTTTGACTAATTTCCCGTAGGAAAGAATCCATTTGCTAACCATTGCACTACTTTCAGAAAAAGTTTCATGCTACTGATATGTATTTGCATTACTTAATACATCTCCTCAAACATAGTCTTTATCAGTAGGGAAAATTCAATGCAATGCTATGTTGACTCCTTTTTTCTGCCCTAGAATATATTACTAAGtaagtattttatataaaaaaatattaaaaagtgtTTCTACTCTCTTCTTGGTAACTGAATCTTTTACTGCACATTCTAATCCTTTCCTCCCTGTAAGGCCTGTGGAAgatgtttttacattttaatgtaAATGCAGTGTAATGTAATATTTGAAAGTAAATAGAGTCATATCAGCactaaggaaataatttttgatttCTCTAAAATCCTCTAAAGATGTAGCAAATCATGCAAAATTTTGGTTTTCATACTTAGTTGGTTTTCAAGACTTGGCAAGTACAGTAACAATAATCTGCTAGCTCTTCACATCTACAGAATCTCACCTGGATTTCTGACATCAAAAGCAGACAGCAATATTTTCTACTTggtctttttttaaataggaatGTTTTAGAACTTGCTTATCCATTCCAAAGTAAAAGACTGCAGACCTATTCCTTCATAAGTTGCATTGAATAAGTAATGTCTATCAAAAATTAAATGGTTTCTGGGTTTTAGAAAGTGGTCAAAGGCATTTAACCCTAAAATGCACATATTTCTGCTTCAGCATATATTCCTCACCTgtcttggcaaaaaaaaattcaatgcaCTGCAATTAATGCAGTTTTTGGAAGACAAAGATTGTGTGGGACTTGACACACACAGGTCACATGGAATTCATAGGTCAGGGGAAGTGTTTATTGCCCACCAGCTCAGCGCTCCCCAATCACCACACATGGAACATTTCCTGTGGTCCTGGAGCCCCTGTACAGGAAAGGTGTTGATGAGCATGAGTGAACTCAGCATAGCACTGTGAAGATGGTCAGAGAGCTGGGAGATTTAGCCTAGTGAGGGAGGCTGAGTGAGCTGGGCTTGTGCTCTGCACCAGGGGGTGCAACAATAAAGAGGGTGGTAAAATAGCAGTTTTCTTAAGGTAGGGTAAACCCCAGAAATATGGATAGTGAGGAAATCTTAGGTCTCTTCCAATGCTGGGAACTCCATTTGTGTACAGCATCAGATCTTCCCCTGCATAGATGCCATCTGTGGAAGGgtttctccttcttcccacaatgtggagccttttcttttctgcagcaaACAATCACATGTATTTTCTCCTGACAGGCTGGGATGTCATATCATTCAAAATATTCACCACTGTCAGCAAAGGCTTTAAGTACAAGGCTCAGTAGAGCAAACATGTCCTGTTCAAGATCAATAACTGCTTGAATACAACATTTTCCATAATGCTCTCAATGTAtcttgctcagcctggaggagagacAGCTTCAGAGGCACTAACAGTGCCTCTGCAGTGCCTAGGAGGATGCTGGCAAGAGGTCCAAGCCGGGCTTTTACTTAAGTCGTGCCAGAAGTATGAGAGATGGGGAGGATCTGGTGACACATAAGGAAAACTTTTTTACAATGAAAATAGGCATTTGTAACCAGTtacccagggaggtttggagttcTAAGCTCTTGATGGTTTTCAAGACCTGACTGGACAAACTCTGTGTAAAGTGCTCTGAATTCTGTGTTGTGtctgccctgagcagctgtgtgaTTCTGAAATTCAGAGCAGATAGCTAAATTGGAGTGTTAATCTGTGAGCTGGATCTCTCCTGTTAGCTAACTAACAAAGATTAGATGAAAGTCCACTGAGAAGTTCAGCAGAATTTAATTACAATAATTTAGGAAAAGATTCTAACTTGGACAGATGCAGTTTGGAATAAAGCAAAGATGGGTAATAGGACGACATTATATTGGCATAAAATAAGACCTAAGGCTACTTACATATTTTCatctgttaattttcttttttcagcaaGTTATATTCCCAGAGTGGATTAAATTTCAATTTAACATTATCCTGACTATCTGCTTGCATGGATGAAAAAGATTGAAAGGGCACAATTATAAAGTTATGAAACAATTAACATATACTGAACTGATTATATGCAAGATGGAATAGAGTCTTAGATCACTAGGACAATTTGTACAGGGAGGGCCACCACCCTTTTTATAAACATAGTGAAGGCTACTCGTTTCACAGAGTGCTTGCCCTTTAGACTGTGTCCACATGCTGGTCTGACACCTGGGCTGTTGCCCAgacactgtgtgctgtgtgcatGTGTAGACTGAGGAAGAGTTGTGTGTTCCTAGGGGTTTTGTTGGACCTTCTAGGTATAGCtgataaaacacattttcctgaaatatatATCTACCCATACCTTATGCATTGTGAAAAAGTCATACAAATAGGTATGATATTCTGGTTAATCTTCCAGCAGTATCCCAGAATTGACTCCTGTTGCATATACTGAGATTTTTGCATATAATTTCTTGATATTGAAATATAATAATGAATTATGAATATGTTTATCTTCCATGCCTGACCCTGAATTTATATTCTCTACAACATGTTCCTGTTTTAACCCACTTAATCCTAGCTCTGCCAAGATGTACATGTTTACACCATAGCTTGCTGGAAGAATTAAAGATTCCACTTGGCTTTTTAAGTTGTGGAATGAAAATGGTCAAAGTAAATGATTTTGGAGCACACACTTGAAACTTAGTCTTCATCAGAAGACAGAACCTGAGATCagcccagctgctctccagtgCAGTGTTTGCCATcagcagcatttccagggatttATTATTTGTAGCCAATTCAATTACTCGTCAGCAAGTTGCTGGGTGAAGGGAGAGTGAGGGTTAAGGCAAATGCATTTGTTCCCTTATGGTCTTGTTATGCCTATTTCCCACTAATTGAGATAGACTCCAAATTAAGGGGgaaaactaaaagaaaacaacctCAGGAATCCAAGCTTCCTACAAATAGGCCttaatataggaaaaaaaaaaatcaggtataTTAGATTAAGTTGTTGTTTTTCATACTCTTTGCAACACAGTCTTAGAGAAAAGCCTTTGTAGactcaggcagctgcagcagtgttCAGCCAAGTCTAGATTAGGGATACATACAGCTGCTGTCAGTGGAAAAGTTTCCCGAAATTGTTCAGCTTCCCTGTTGTCTGTTCTCATAGTCTTACCCTTCCGTGAGCTATTAACATCCATTGCACAGTGGCGGAtaagggggaaagagggagagaaaagaggTGATGTAGGTTTTATAAACTTTTGTAGTCTACCTCAGCATCCTGTTTATGAATTTTTCCCTTCACCTGTTTGTTGGTACATGAAAACCTTTAGTGGCAAAGAAGTGGTAGCCTGTCTATGAGCTTCCTGACCTGGTCTTATAATATAGTTGTGATCACAGTGATTAATCAGCTTAGGTGCAGTATTATGTACTATATATGCAGCATGgattttgcttttctccttaCTGGCTTCCTCTTCAGAAAGACTGCAAATTACCAGTCTCCTGACTGTAACCGGAAGGATATGAGTGTGCTAGCTTCAAGTAAAATTGCATACAAATATCTgttatttttcctattaaattaaTCAATTCTATTAAATCTCTCTTGTGATTAAGAGGGTAGGCTtagagataaaaagaaaataaaatcagtttaaattttgtattCTTATTATGTGCCACTAACATTATGCAAAATTCATATTGGAAagttgaagaaaaattaatttcctgtgtTCATGATACGATTTACTCCACAAAAATGAACACGTTTAGATACCGAAAAATTGCCTCGCAGGCTGTAGCACTATAGTAGAATAGAGACCTCTGGATATTGTTTCATCATATAGACCTTTTCCTCAGTTGGATTTGCCACTaaattttcacttcttttttttttattcaattctCAGTAGACTCAAAGTCCcaataaaagtaatttatttcacatgtgctatttttcattttgctgagAAAAAACCTCTAACTTGACCCtttcttgaaatgaaaatattatttttagggcagtacaaatattttttctttttatttgagaACCAGGTGACTCCaaaaaagaggagaaggaaaaaaaagggttatggaaaaatgcatttctttgtcagTGCTTCATTTAGGATGTGGTCATGCCCCAGGAGCCTGGAGGTTGACGTTATGATGTGCTTGAGCTCAGGGACCCAATTTTATCTACGTATAAACCttcctcctgcttctcctgAAGTTTGCTCTTTTGGTTTGCGTAGAAAAAATTTTGCAAGAACTCTCCCGAGTAAGGTCATTTGAGTCTGGCCACAGCTATTTACAAGTTTGGGTTTTGACTGAAGTGAGTAATTGAATCACGTTGAGCCTCTGAAGTTTgccttttatttatatatttcccCCAATTGTGTGTCTCGTTCTGCCattggctgctgtccctgcagcctaCCCGAGGGCTCTGCAGTTACATaaggctctgtctgctgggagCCTATATAAAGCCTTTTTGCATGCCAGCAAGAGACAGAATTTTGTCAGGATCCAAGAACCACTGCTTTAGTTCGCATGAGCAGGAAGATTTGCTTGAAGATATTCTGAAACTCGAACACAGGCTGGTTTGTTTGCCAGCCAGTGCTTCACAGCTGTCAACCTGAGTCGCAAGTGGCAGCTACTGTGAGTAGCTTCTGTGCATTATGaagaatttttcatttcctgtgcAGGATAACACACATCAGACCGAGAGTCCTCCTCCTTACAGATTCCTGAGTTTGACAAATCAGTCAGATCCTATTGGAAGACCAGAAAGAGATGAGCAATTAGCTCAAGTAGAGATTGCTGTACTGGGGGTCATATTTCTGACAGCGTCTGTGGGCAATTTCATTCTCATACTGGTGCTGTGGCGAAGAAGAAAGAAGCTGTCTAGGATGTATGTGTTCATGCTTCACCTCAGCATTGCTGACTTAGTGGTAGCCTTTTTCCAAGTGCTGCCTCAACTCATATGGGATATTACAGATGTTTTCATAGGGCCAGATTTCTTGTGCAGAATTATCAAGTATCTACAATTGCTGGGCATGTTTGCCTCTACTTATATGATAGTGGTCATGACAGTGGACAGATATCAAGCTGTTTGCTACCCTATGGTCACTTTTCAAAAGAAGAGAGCTCTCTGGAACATCCCCATTTGCACCAGCTGGTCCATAGCACTGATTCTTAGCCTACCACAGGTATTTATCTTTTCTAAGACTGAAATATCTCCAGGTGTCTTTGAATGTTGGGGTGAATTTATTCAGCCTTGGGGCCCAAGGGCATATGTGACTTGGATTTTTGTAGTTATATTCTTCATTCCCTCAGCAATCCTTATCGCATGCCAGGTCAAGATTTGCAAAATAATCAGAAGAAACATAAATGTGAAAAAACAGAATGAATGTGAAGCAACAAATCAGAATCAAGTCCTGCCATCCCGAGCAAGCAGTGTGAACTGTATTTCAAAGGCTATGATCAAGACAGTAAAAATGACAGTGGTGACAGTTGTTGCATATGTTTTCTGCTGGTCCCCTTTCTTCATTGCGCAGCTGTGGTCCGTGTGGTTCCCCAGCATCCTGACCGAAGGTAAGAtgctctctctccctcctcagacacagctgcagagcaggctAGCACACTGCTGCCGAGTGCTTTATGCttgcattttgcttttgtgtAAAGGTTACGTGTGGTCATTTGAGGaggattaaaaagaaatacctGGATTGATTATCTGCTGTGTTTAATTAGGTACAGGAAACTTCCTGTGTTATGTGGTCAAAACATCATGTGtctattttgtgtgtgtgccttGAGGGATTAACAATTTAAAGATTCATGAACAGCATGGTGACAAGTATAATTTGCTTCAGCAAAGCCTCAGATTTTTAGAGGTTTTAGATATAGCAGCAGTATTTCTTGAGGTGAAAAGAAACAATTGACTATTcaaagtaataaaattatttcttatttactGTGTGGAACAGTGATGTTATAAgacatctgatttttttttcttaatattgaAATCATATTCATGAAATCTCTGTAGTACACTATGAAATAACCAAAAGTTGTCAACCAGCTgcttataaagaaaaaaagcaagcctGAGAGTTATCAAACACCATGCTGTAAACAAGAATAGTCTTGTCAAATTTATGCTATTGCCTGCTTGTTAGACAAGGTAGACAGACTCTATATGTGACTTTAAATTCACCTATTCTaaataaagacataaaaaaaaaggaaaaaatatagtAGTCCTGCCGGATTATAAGCAGTAgtttctgaacttttttttaagaattcttCCTGTCAGTGTGAATTTGAGTCTTATTTTACATACATTTATGTCAAAATAGGTATATGTACTTGTTTGTTTGACAGCTTAGAAATcgcttttaaaattaatacaaCTACATAAGAAAGAACTGCATGAAACTGTTTAACTCTGAATGCATACAATATAGTGTGTTTTATAGCTTCAGCAACTGAAAATTGCATTGAAATGGCAATTTCCTACTATTAGATTAGCTTTAATATATGAATAGATGCAGCAGACTGTAAAATGTGACTTATTCGTAAGAGTGTTTTATTTAGTCTCTTATTCCTTTAACTGTTTTGTTCTAGGTTCGGCATTCACCATTATAATGCTCCTTGGCAATCTGAATAGTTGTGCCAACCCATGGATTTACATGTATTTCTGTGGCCAGATTCCATATTGCACAAATAAGCAGCTGGAGAATACCTCGGCTCAAGAGGAATCGGTGTTCACGGGGAGCATTCACCTCGTAGACAGAGACCCTGAGGAAAACAGTACTTCTGCATAAATGCTGAgagctttttgttgttttgttgcaTTCCCTCTGTTCAAAAGACACTAATATTTTACCACCATCCCTTATTTTGTGGATAAGGAAGCTGAAAAATTGgtttttgttgtaaaaatagATTTCTCTGCAGTTCTGTAGCGTATACAGGAAGTTTCTGTGTTGTGCAAGCCTGACAGTACTTCAATCACCACTGTCTTATCAGAATGAATTCCTGTAAGACTGACAAAGATACATCAAAGTATCTTAGATGTTTTGTGTCCCAAAGTACTTCCCCATCTGTGATTTTGGATTTCTAAGTGGTAAAATTGTATTACTACCTGGTCCAGCAAATTGAAACACAATTGAAAAGGAACCTGATGTAATTAAACTTGAATATGTTTTCAGAGTGAACCATGAATTGTTCATCATTCTGGTGTGATTGGGGTGCAGTGGCAAATCTTGAGAAGGCAGCACCAAGTCAGAAAAAGCTTTTGTCAGCTCTTACTAGCACTTTGTTGAAGTTAACTctttatatacatttataaaaTGCCAAGCAgcttaatataatttttaaaaaaataaaatgtgcttGTGACATTGAACCCTTGCTTCAGTTTAAAGTTCCATTGTGGATCACAGGTGTCAGCAGCATAGCAGCAGTTCAGGTTTTTTCACTTCACACCATGGGATTTGATTTTCCATGCATTTCCTGATGTGAAAGCAGTTAACTGGACAGCTACGCACACcccatacacacacatatatacatactcTAAATAAAAGTGGGTGCTAAGGGTGTACACTTCCATTTGGCATTCATTTGTTCTAGCATGGAATTTATAGGCAGAGAAACAATTATTATTCTATTCCTTAGTACCCCGTTAGGTTCAAATTCAAATATTTCCCtttgctgtaaaaataaatctgcataTTTTTATCTCAAATGCCATTGGGTTGCTGTTTTGTGGGTGTTATATGCAGGTAGCTATTTATTTCCTTCCAGTGTCTGCAATCTAATCagaggaaaatggaaggaaTATCAGCAAGGCTCCTTCAAGTGAGAATGGATCTGCATTCCTAGGGACCTTTTGTGGCACTTACATCTGGTGACATGTAATCTGTCTACATTGTACTGTGTTTCAtcacatttcagttttctgagGGCTAGCAGTCTCAAATGTCAGTAGAAAAGCTATACAATTGTGGGGTTTTAATAGTCTTTATATTGTAGTCAAAGAAATATTGATTTAAACTAAATACTGATCACATTGTGAGAAATTCTGCTGTAGAGTGAATAGTTACACATCAAGTTAATTTATGCTGATATGACTgcatattctatgatttctATTCTCTGTATAGTTAGACCAGATAAGGACAAGAACCAAATATTGCTATTCTTTATAATGGGAAAAGCTtgtgccccagcccagctgag is drawn from Poecile atricapillus isolate bPoeAtr1 chromosome W, bPoeAtr1.hap1, whole genome shotgun sequence and contains these coding sequences:
- the LOC131591869 gene encoding arg8-vasotocin receptor-like isoform X1, with protein sequence MKNFSFPVQDNTHQTESPPPYRFLSLTNQSDPIGRPERDEQLAQVEIAVLGVIFLTASVGNFILILVLWRRRKKLSRMYVFMLHLSIADLVVAFFQVLPQLIWDITDVFIGPDFLCRIIKYLQLLGMFASTYMIVVMTVDRYQAVCYPMVTFQKKRALWNIPICTSWSIALILSLPQVFIFSKTEISPGVFECWGEFIQPWGPRAYVTWIFVVIFFIPSAILIACQVKICKIIRRNINVKKQNECEATNQNQVLPSRASSVNCISKAMIKTVKMTVVTVVAYVFCWSPFFIAQLWSVWFPSILTEGSAFTIIMLLGNLNSCANPWIYMYFCGQIPYCTNKQLENTSAQEESVFTGSIHLVDRDPEENSTSA
- the LOC131591869 gene encoding vasopressin V2 receptor-like isoform X2 produces the protein MKNFSFPVQDNTHQTESPPPYRFLSLTNQSDPIGRPERDEQLAQVEIAVLGVIFLTASVGNFILILVLWRRRKKLSRMYVFMLHLSIADLVVAFFQVLPQLIWDITDVFIGPDFLCRIIKYLQLLGMFASTYMIVVMTVDRYQAVCYPMVTFQKKRALWNIPICTSWSIALILSLPQVKICKIIRRNINVKKQNECEATNQNQVLPSRASSVNCISKAMIKTVKMTVVTVVAYVFCWSPFFIAQLWSVWFPSILTEGSAFTIIMLLGNLNSCANPWIYMYFCGQIPYCTNKQLENTSAQEESVFTGSIHLVDRDPEENSTSA